A part of Synchiropus splendidus isolate RoL2022-P1 chromosome 19, RoL_Sspl_1.0, whole genome shotgun sequence genomic DNA contains:
- the LOC128751005 gene encoding E3 ubiquitin-protein ligase RBBP6-like isoform X1: MAHVHYKFSSKLSYDTLVFDGPHITLADLKSRIMGREKLRAADCDLRITNAQNREEYTDSECLISKGSSVIVKRVPIVGVKVGSKNHNLERPDLRQHSSYGAVKPMSDQSFSVATPFFSKIVNLAHADVSEEDKLKTLSHQSLYDPQTYTNSFNAVPHAKYTCYRCGTGGHHIKNCPSIGTDKNLEPPVKIRKSSGIPRSFMVEVDDPNIKGAMLTSSGRYAIPTIDAEAYAIGKKERPPFLQQELPKLESKKEAVPEELLCLICRDLLSDAVVIPCCGNSYCDDCIRSALLDSEEHTCPTCGQSGVSPDTLIANKFLRQAVNNYTKEKGDSSRTDMRSAPGLSAAPSLAPALRNLPPQKPPQKLAAEPAPVQRYSPGRDAEANSAATPSLLVSTEEPAAATAEVPPERVESGSVNPQGSSTGSAQSQPPSWHQPLSSSLSYSAGGPTDASTQRHLTSSSFHATPPPLFPTPPFQPFLLPQQQSLRAYPPGYPPPSPLWNLANPQCPPVSSTASIPPLIPKDWYSKHQRESNKRRSPDRGSTYRTSYSHSKSIYSKSKSHSSSRSRSRSRSQERSRYKVEHSRSSSSYSYDNKRSRSPTPSSSLSSHKSYHRKSRHDKHSCRMEESRDPYGGQAGSQDQESQQYFEWKRQYEEWCDKYFNSYVTHFQQLPPQHLSQPPPLLQGDVGTRQSGDRRRGRRTRKSSSQSRSPPTRSSESCSPLSKSSRDSRSPLSQRSSRTSSPPKDHQASTLQNKDQAKKQEHAGSSASLDGNRGVDRTPAHISAQHHHSERSSKSARRKIKGGKVTEGRRRSRSRDSRRESTRHPKATAEDLRASKDGSGSEKKKRRREESGRKDLEPCSRHRRGRAEKKKETPADEKNVWENRANVKLQKKINIKINLRAAEEKVAESAEQDVAEESQEPVEPGEETRARQTKEEDSVETSEEWQVTDVCWELGKDVVEATIVREGEEEGQDASGREEAMIVQERMDGEECADDGENPEEEKCVCDREHAEDRGTLEGAIVQDRMDVEECVGDEEKPEEGKLIHEGEEEQEHTEDRETLEGDIIQDRVNVEERTEDGEKMMGTLGGGESEETSEIERQDAATLPEETQPSEDMTTQEVEEAEAPLNSESNMTEHCRTEGTSEEKPLGESPPDTDVDVQQDVPSSEEKDDREVPQVLVEMQAFREQKTEDDKEELMLEDVTSVVSEENLCMAPSSVQEHIATSACDEKSKDEGSGREETMEKETQSNGDDALQSEEERERCSSASFLESLLPSVAVPLLSEHREIKEVEESSDVFSTSEARTTPPGQSVTDSDQQMVDRCPQDGQELTLADQELVSQNVSKTLPLTFTPYVEPQEPKVIIPGLDLDDLPVEDAPVADHSLSSHEEPHRSRQSPVQQQEEKRASGRKRESRQEQWKKYKLEKERQEAERRREFLQLMERREIQRDPGVVQEETPAFGSMGDSTNSLKREERLAAAEGAAELQMAEEQGQEVDDRWIRSM; the protein is encoded by the exons ATGGCCCATGTGCATTATAAATTCTCCTCCAAGCTCAGCTACGACACGCTGGTGTTCGACGGGCCGCACATCACCCTGGCGGACCTGAAGAGCCGCATCATGGGCCGAGAGAAGCTCCGAGCCGCGGACTGCGACCTCCGGATCACCAATGCCCAGAACCGAGAAG AGTACACGGACAGCGAGTGTCTCATCTCCAAAGGTTCCTCTGTCATCGTCAAACGGGTGCCGATCGTCGGCGTCAAAGTGGGCAGCAAGAACCACAACCT TGAGCGGCCGGACCTTCGTCAGCACAGCAGCTACGGAGCAGTCAAACCA ATGAGCGACCAAAGTTTCTCCGTAGCGACGCCGTTTTTCTCCAAG ATCGTCAACCTGGCGCACGCTGACGTTTCGGAGGAGGACAAACTCAAAACCCTGTCTCATCAGTCCCTCTACGATCCGCAGAC TTACACCAACTCATTCAACGCCGTTCCTCATGCCAAGTACACGTGTTACCGCTGTGGCACCGGAGGACACCACATCAAGAACTGCCCCTCCATCGGG ACTGACAAAAACCTGGAGCCTCCTGTGAAGATCAGGAAGAGCTCCGGCATCCCTCGCTCCTTTATGGTGGAGGTGGACGACCCCAACATCAAGGGAGCCATGCTGACCAGCAGTGGGCGCTATGCCATCCCGACGATCGACGC CGAGGCATACGCCATCGGGAAGAAGGAGAGACCTCCGTTCCTCCAGCAAGAGCTGCCAAAGCTGGAGAGCAAGAAGGAAGCGGTGCCTGAGGAGCTGCTCTGTCTGATCTGCCGGGACCTGCTGAGTGATGCCGTGGTCATCCCCTGCTGTGGGAACAGCTACTGCGATGACT GTATTCGCAGCGCCCTGCTGGATTCTGAGGAGCACACGTGCCCCACCTGTGGACAGTCCGGTGTCTCGCCTGACACTCTGATCGCCAACAAATTCCTGCGACAG GCGGTGAACAACTACACGAAAGAGAAGGGTGACAGCAGCAGGACCGACATGAGGAGCGCCCCGGGTCTCAGTGCAGCGCCGAGCCTGGCTCCCGCCCTGCGCAACTTGCCCCCCCAGAAACCACCACAGAAGCTG GCGGCGGAGCCGGCGCCGGTCCAGCGGTACTCACCAGGACG TGATGCTGAGGCCAACAGTGCAGCGACGCCGTCTCTCCTGGTTTCCACCGAGGAGCCGGCTGCTGCGACCGCG GAGGTTCCTCCTGAACGTGTGGAGTCTGGGAGCGTGAATCCTCAGGGCTCCTCCACAG GTTCCGCCCAGAGTCAGCCCCCCTCCTGGCACCAGCCGCTCAG CTCTTCTCTGTCCTACTCTGCTGGTGGTCCCACTGATGCCAGCACCCAGCGCcacctcacttcctcctcatttCACGCGACTCCACCCCCGCTCTTCCCCACCCCCCCCTTTCAGCCCTTCCTCTTGCCCCAGCAGCAGTCGCTCAGAGCCTACCCCCCTGGCTACCCCCCTCCCTCGCCGCTGTGGAACCTGGCGAACCCCCAGTGTCCACCCGTCTCCTCTACAGCTTCCATCCCGCCTCTCATCCCCAAGGACTGGTACAGCAAACACCAAAGGGAGAGCAACAAGAG AAGGTCTCCAGACAGAGGGTCCACCTACAGGACCTCCTACTCTCATTCAAAATCCATATATTCCAAGTCAAAGTCGCACAGTTCCAGCAGATCCAGATCCCGCTCCAGGTCTCAAGAGCGGTCCAG GTACAAAGTGGAGCACAGTCGCTCCTCGTCCTCCTATAGTTACGACAACAAACGCTCCCGCTCGCCAACACCCTCTTCGTCGTTGTCGTCTCACAAGAGCTACCACAGGAAAAGTCGCCATGACAAGCACTCATGCAGGATGGAGGAGTCACGTGACCCATACGGCGGGCAGGCTGGCAGCCAGGATCAGGAGTCACAGCAGTACTTCGAGTGGAAGAGACAGTACGAAGAGTGGTGCGACAAATATTTCAACAGCTACGTTACCCACTTCCAGCAACTCCCCCCCCAACACCTGTCCCAGCCGCCCCCCCTCCTGCAGGGAGACGTAGGGACGCGTCAGTCGGGTGATCGGCGACGGGGCCGGCGCACCCGGAAGTCCTCCAGCCAAAGCCGCTCGCCGCCGACCCGCTCCAGTGAGAGCTGCTCCCCGCTCTCCAAATCATCCAGGGACAGTCGGTCTCCTCTGTCCCAGCGTTCCAGCCGCACCTCCTCACCACCTAAAGACCATCAGGCCTCCACTCTGCAGAACAAGGACCAAGCTAAGAAGCAGGAGCACGCTGGGTCGTCGGCCTCCTTGGATGGCAACAGAGGTGTGGATCGAACTCCTGCTCACATTTCAGCCCAACATCACCACTCTGAGAGGTCCAGCAAAAGTGCTAGAAGGAAGATCAAAGGAGGGAAGGTCACAGAAGGAAGGCGCAGATCCAGAAGCAGAGACTCCAGAAGGGAGTCGACCAGACACCCGAAGGCGACGGCAGAAGACCTCAGAGCTTCTAAAGACGGATCTGGCTctgagaaaaagaagagaagaagagaggagtcTGGGAGGAAAGACTTGGAACCTTGTTCAAGACACAGAAGAGGCCgagcagagaagaaaaaggaaacGCCGGCGGATGAGAAAAATGTCTGGGAAAACAGAGCGAATGTGAAGCTCCAAAAGAAGATCAATATCAAAATAAACCTGAGAGCTGCAGAAGAGAAAGTTGCTGAGAGTGCAGAGCAGGATGTTGCTGAGGAATCACAGGAACCAGTGGAGCCAGGTGAAGAAACAAGAGCGCGGCAAACAAAGGAGGAGGACAGTGTGGAGACGAGCGAGGAGTGGCAGGTGACAGACGTCTGCTGGGAGCTCGGGAAAGATGTGGTGGAGGCAACGATCGTccgtgaaggagaagaagaaggacaggATGCCAGTGGGAGAGAGGAAGCAATGATCGTGcaggagaggatggatggagaagAGTGTGCTGATGATGGAGAGAACCCTGAGGAAGAAAAGTGTGTCTGTGATAGAGAGCACGCAGAAGACAGAGGGACACTTGAAGGAGCCATCGTTCAGGACAGGATGGATGTTGAAGAGTGTGTAGGTGATGAAGAGAAACCTGAGGAAGGAAAGCTCATCCACGAAGGGGAGGAGGAACAAGAGCACACAGAAGACAGAGAGACACTTGAAGGAGACATCATTCAGGACAGGGTGAACGTTGAAGAGCGCACAGAGGATGGAGAGAAAATGATGGGCACTCTGGGGGGGGGTGAATCGGAGGAGACGTCAGAGATCGAGAGGCAAGATGCTGCTACCCTGCCTGAGGAGACGCAGCCCAGCGAGGACATGACGACACAAGaagtggaggaagcagaggcTCCCCTCAACTCAGAGAG CAACATGACAGAGCACTGCAGGACAGAAGGGACGAGCGAGGAGAAGCCTCTGGGGGAGAGTCCACCGGACACAGATGTGGACGTGCAG CAGGACGTTCCATCCAGTGAGGAAAAAGATGATCGAGAGGTTCCACAGGTTCTGGTGGAGATGCAAGCCTTCAGGGAGCAGAAGACTGAAGATGATAAAGAAGAGTTGATGCTAGAAGATGTGACGTCTGTGGTGAGTGAGGAAAACCTCTGCATGGCTCCCTCTAGTGTCCAAGAGCATATCGCCACTTCTGCGTGTGACGAGAAAAGCAAAGATGAAGGCAGTGGAAGAGAGGAAACGATGGAGAAGGAAACACAGAGTAATGGAGATGATGCTCTtcagagtgaggaggagagggaacgCTGCAGCTCGGCTTCTTTCCTGGAGAGTTTGCTTCCGTCTGTTGCTGTCCCTTTGTTGTCAGAGCACAGAGAAATAAAGGAGGTTGAAGAGAGCAGTGATGTTTTCTCTACGTCAGAGGCACGGACTACACCGCCAGGTCAAAGTGTGACAGACTCAGACCAGCAGATGGTAGACCGCTGTCCCCAGGACGGTCAGGAACTGACACTGGCCGATCAAGAGCTCGTGTCTCAGAACGTGAGCAAGACACTGCCTCTCACTTTCACGCCTTATGTGGAACCCCAGGAGCCAAAGGTCATCATCCCGGGCCTGGACTTAGATGACCTTCCAGTGGAAGACGCTCCAGTGGCCGACCACTCTTTAAGTTCACACGAAGAGCCACACAGGTCCCGTCAGAGCCCcgtccagcagcaggaggagaagagggcgaGTGGCAGGAAGCGCGAGAGCCGGCAGGAGCAGTGGAAGAAGTAcaagctggagaaggagcgTCAGGAAGCGGAGAGGAGGCGGGAGTTTCTACAGCTCATGGAGAGAAGGGAAATTCAGAGAGACCCGGGTGTTGTGCAGGAAGAGACGCCCGCTTTCGGCTCAATGGGCGACAGCACCAACTCActgaagagagaggagagactTGCTGCAGCAGAGGGTGCCGCAGAGCTGCAGATGGCAGAGGAGCAAGGTCAGGAGGTGGATGACCGGTGGATCAGGTCCATGTGA
- the LOC128751005 gene encoding E3 ubiquitin-protein ligase RBBP6-like isoform X2, whose amino-acid sequence MAHVHYKFSSKLSYDTLVFDGPHITLADLKSRIMGREKLRAADCDLRITNAQNREEYTDSECLISKGSSVIVKRVPIVGVKVGSKNHNLERPDLRQHSSYGAVKPMSDQSFSVATPFFSKIVNLAHADVSEEDKLKTLSHQSLYDPQTYTNSFNAVPHAKYTCYRCGTGGHHIKNCPSIGTDKNLEPPVKIRKSSGIPRSFMVEVDDPNIKGAMLTSSGRYAIPTIDAEAYAIGKKERPPFLQQELPKLESKKEAVPEELLCLICRDLLSDAVVIPCCGNSYCDDCIRSALLDSEEHTCPTCGQSGVSPDTLIANKFLRQAVNNYTKEKGDSSRTDMRSAPGLSAAPSLAPALRNLPPQKPPQKLAAEPAPVQRYSPGRDAEANSAATPSLLVSTEEPAAATAEVPPERVESGSVNPQGSSTGSAQSQPPSWHQPLSSSLSYSAGGPTDASTQRHLTSSSFHATPPPLFPTPPFQPFLLPQQQSLRAYPPGYPPPSPLWNLANPQCPPVSSTASIPPLIPKDWYSKHQRESNKRRSPDRGSTYRTSYSHSKSIYSKSKSHSSSRSRSRSRSQERSRYKVEHSRSSSSYSYDNKRSRSPTPSSSLSSHKSYHRKSRHDKHSCRMEESRDPYGGQAGSQDQESQQYFEWKRQYEEWCDKYFNSYVTHFQQLPPQHLSQPPPLLQGDVGTRQSGDRRRGRRTRKSSSQSRSPPTRSSESCSPLSKSSRDSRSPLSQRSSRTSSPPKDHQASTLQNKDQAKKQEHAGSSASLDGNRGVDRTPAHISAQHHHSERSSKSARRKIKGGKVTEGRRRSRSRDSRRESTRHPKATAEDLRASKDGSGSEKKKRRREESGRKDLEPCSRHRRGRAEKKKETPADEKNVWENRANVKLQKKINIKINLRAAEEKVAESAEQDVAEESQEPVEPGEETRARQTKEEDSVETSEEWQVTDVCWELGKDVVEATIVREGEEEGQDASGREEAMIVQERMDGEECADDGENPEEEKCVCDREHAEDRGTLEGAIVQDRMDVEECVGDEEKPEEGKLIHEGEEEQEHTEDRETLEGDIIQDRVNVEERTEDGEKMMGTLGGGESEETSEIERQDAATLPEETQPSEDMTTQEVEEAEAPLNSESNMTEHCRTEGTSEEKPLGESPPDTDVDVQDVPSSEEKDDREVPQVLVEMQAFREQKTEDDKEELMLEDVTSVVSEENLCMAPSSVQEHIATSACDEKSKDEGSGREETMEKETQSNGDDALQSEEERERCSSASFLESLLPSVAVPLLSEHREIKEVEESSDVFSTSEARTTPPGQSVTDSDQQMVDRCPQDGQELTLADQELVSQNVSKTLPLTFTPYVEPQEPKVIIPGLDLDDLPVEDAPVADHSLSSHEEPHRSRQSPVQQQEEKRASGRKRESRQEQWKKYKLEKERQEAERRREFLQLMERREIQRDPGVVQEETPAFGSMGDSTNSLKREERLAAAEGAAELQMAEEQGQEVDDRWIRSM is encoded by the exons ATGGCCCATGTGCATTATAAATTCTCCTCCAAGCTCAGCTACGACACGCTGGTGTTCGACGGGCCGCACATCACCCTGGCGGACCTGAAGAGCCGCATCATGGGCCGAGAGAAGCTCCGAGCCGCGGACTGCGACCTCCGGATCACCAATGCCCAGAACCGAGAAG AGTACACGGACAGCGAGTGTCTCATCTCCAAAGGTTCCTCTGTCATCGTCAAACGGGTGCCGATCGTCGGCGTCAAAGTGGGCAGCAAGAACCACAACCT TGAGCGGCCGGACCTTCGTCAGCACAGCAGCTACGGAGCAGTCAAACCA ATGAGCGACCAAAGTTTCTCCGTAGCGACGCCGTTTTTCTCCAAG ATCGTCAACCTGGCGCACGCTGACGTTTCGGAGGAGGACAAACTCAAAACCCTGTCTCATCAGTCCCTCTACGATCCGCAGAC TTACACCAACTCATTCAACGCCGTTCCTCATGCCAAGTACACGTGTTACCGCTGTGGCACCGGAGGACACCACATCAAGAACTGCCCCTCCATCGGG ACTGACAAAAACCTGGAGCCTCCTGTGAAGATCAGGAAGAGCTCCGGCATCCCTCGCTCCTTTATGGTGGAGGTGGACGACCCCAACATCAAGGGAGCCATGCTGACCAGCAGTGGGCGCTATGCCATCCCGACGATCGACGC CGAGGCATACGCCATCGGGAAGAAGGAGAGACCTCCGTTCCTCCAGCAAGAGCTGCCAAAGCTGGAGAGCAAGAAGGAAGCGGTGCCTGAGGAGCTGCTCTGTCTGATCTGCCGGGACCTGCTGAGTGATGCCGTGGTCATCCCCTGCTGTGGGAACAGCTACTGCGATGACT GTATTCGCAGCGCCCTGCTGGATTCTGAGGAGCACACGTGCCCCACCTGTGGACAGTCCGGTGTCTCGCCTGACACTCTGATCGCCAACAAATTCCTGCGACAG GCGGTGAACAACTACACGAAAGAGAAGGGTGACAGCAGCAGGACCGACATGAGGAGCGCCCCGGGTCTCAGTGCAGCGCCGAGCCTGGCTCCCGCCCTGCGCAACTTGCCCCCCCAGAAACCACCACAGAAGCTG GCGGCGGAGCCGGCGCCGGTCCAGCGGTACTCACCAGGACG TGATGCTGAGGCCAACAGTGCAGCGACGCCGTCTCTCCTGGTTTCCACCGAGGAGCCGGCTGCTGCGACCGCG GAGGTTCCTCCTGAACGTGTGGAGTCTGGGAGCGTGAATCCTCAGGGCTCCTCCACAG GTTCCGCCCAGAGTCAGCCCCCCTCCTGGCACCAGCCGCTCAG CTCTTCTCTGTCCTACTCTGCTGGTGGTCCCACTGATGCCAGCACCCAGCGCcacctcacttcctcctcatttCACGCGACTCCACCCCCGCTCTTCCCCACCCCCCCCTTTCAGCCCTTCCTCTTGCCCCAGCAGCAGTCGCTCAGAGCCTACCCCCCTGGCTACCCCCCTCCCTCGCCGCTGTGGAACCTGGCGAACCCCCAGTGTCCACCCGTCTCCTCTACAGCTTCCATCCCGCCTCTCATCCCCAAGGACTGGTACAGCAAACACCAAAGGGAGAGCAACAAGAG AAGGTCTCCAGACAGAGGGTCCACCTACAGGACCTCCTACTCTCATTCAAAATCCATATATTCCAAGTCAAAGTCGCACAGTTCCAGCAGATCCAGATCCCGCTCCAGGTCTCAAGAGCGGTCCAG GTACAAAGTGGAGCACAGTCGCTCCTCGTCCTCCTATAGTTACGACAACAAACGCTCCCGCTCGCCAACACCCTCTTCGTCGTTGTCGTCTCACAAGAGCTACCACAGGAAAAGTCGCCATGACAAGCACTCATGCAGGATGGAGGAGTCACGTGACCCATACGGCGGGCAGGCTGGCAGCCAGGATCAGGAGTCACAGCAGTACTTCGAGTGGAAGAGACAGTACGAAGAGTGGTGCGACAAATATTTCAACAGCTACGTTACCCACTTCCAGCAACTCCCCCCCCAACACCTGTCCCAGCCGCCCCCCCTCCTGCAGGGAGACGTAGGGACGCGTCAGTCGGGTGATCGGCGACGGGGCCGGCGCACCCGGAAGTCCTCCAGCCAAAGCCGCTCGCCGCCGACCCGCTCCAGTGAGAGCTGCTCCCCGCTCTCCAAATCATCCAGGGACAGTCGGTCTCCTCTGTCCCAGCGTTCCAGCCGCACCTCCTCACCACCTAAAGACCATCAGGCCTCCACTCTGCAGAACAAGGACCAAGCTAAGAAGCAGGAGCACGCTGGGTCGTCGGCCTCCTTGGATGGCAACAGAGGTGTGGATCGAACTCCTGCTCACATTTCAGCCCAACATCACCACTCTGAGAGGTCCAGCAAAAGTGCTAGAAGGAAGATCAAAGGAGGGAAGGTCACAGAAGGAAGGCGCAGATCCAGAAGCAGAGACTCCAGAAGGGAGTCGACCAGACACCCGAAGGCGACGGCAGAAGACCTCAGAGCTTCTAAAGACGGATCTGGCTctgagaaaaagaagagaagaagagaggagtcTGGGAGGAAAGACTTGGAACCTTGTTCAAGACACAGAAGAGGCCgagcagagaagaaaaaggaaacGCCGGCGGATGAGAAAAATGTCTGGGAAAACAGAGCGAATGTGAAGCTCCAAAAGAAGATCAATATCAAAATAAACCTGAGAGCTGCAGAAGAGAAAGTTGCTGAGAGTGCAGAGCAGGATGTTGCTGAGGAATCACAGGAACCAGTGGAGCCAGGTGAAGAAACAAGAGCGCGGCAAACAAAGGAGGAGGACAGTGTGGAGACGAGCGAGGAGTGGCAGGTGACAGACGTCTGCTGGGAGCTCGGGAAAGATGTGGTGGAGGCAACGATCGTccgtgaaggagaagaagaaggacaggATGCCAGTGGGAGAGAGGAAGCAATGATCGTGcaggagaggatggatggagaagAGTGTGCTGATGATGGAGAGAACCCTGAGGAAGAAAAGTGTGTCTGTGATAGAGAGCACGCAGAAGACAGAGGGACACTTGAAGGAGCCATCGTTCAGGACAGGATGGATGTTGAAGAGTGTGTAGGTGATGAAGAGAAACCTGAGGAAGGAAAGCTCATCCACGAAGGGGAGGAGGAACAAGAGCACACAGAAGACAGAGAGACACTTGAAGGAGACATCATTCAGGACAGGGTGAACGTTGAAGAGCGCACAGAGGATGGAGAGAAAATGATGGGCACTCTGGGGGGGGGTGAATCGGAGGAGACGTCAGAGATCGAGAGGCAAGATGCTGCTACCCTGCCTGAGGAGACGCAGCCCAGCGAGGACATGACGACACAAGaagtggaggaagcagaggcTCCCCTCAACTCAGAGAG CAACATGACAGAGCACTGCAGGACAGAAGGGACGAGCGAGGAGAAGCCTCTGGGGGAGAGTCCACCGGACACAGATGTGGACGTGCAG GACGTTCCATCCAGTGAGGAAAAAGATGATCGAGAGGTTCCACAGGTTCTGGTGGAGATGCAAGCCTTCAGGGAGCAGAAGACTGAAGATGATAAAGAAGAGTTGATGCTAGAAGATGTGACGTCTGTGGTGAGTGAGGAAAACCTCTGCATGGCTCCCTCTAGTGTCCAAGAGCATATCGCCACTTCTGCGTGTGACGAGAAAAGCAAAGATGAAGGCAGTGGAAGAGAGGAAACGATGGAGAAGGAAACACAGAGTAATGGAGATGATGCTCTtcagagtgaggaggagagggaacgCTGCAGCTCGGCTTCTTTCCTGGAGAGTTTGCTTCCGTCTGTTGCTGTCCCTTTGTTGTCAGAGCACAGAGAAATAAAGGAGGTTGAAGAGAGCAGTGATGTTTTCTCTACGTCAGAGGCACGGACTACACCGCCAGGTCAAAGTGTGACAGACTCAGACCAGCAGATGGTAGACCGCTGTCCCCAGGACGGTCAGGAACTGACACTGGCCGATCAAGAGCTCGTGTCTCAGAACGTGAGCAAGACACTGCCTCTCACTTTCACGCCTTATGTGGAACCCCAGGAGCCAAAGGTCATCATCCCGGGCCTGGACTTAGATGACCTTCCAGTGGAAGACGCTCCAGTGGCCGACCACTCTTTAAGTTCACACGAAGAGCCACACAGGTCCCGTCAGAGCCCcgtccagcagcaggaggagaagagggcgaGTGGCAGGAAGCGCGAGAGCCGGCAGGAGCAGTGGAAGAAGTAcaagctggagaaggagcgTCAGGAAGCGGAGAGGAGGCGGGAGTTTCTACAGCTCATGGAGAGAAGGGAAATTCAGAGAGACCCGGGTGTTGTGCAGGAAGAGACGCCCGCTTTCGGCTCAATGGGCGACAGCACCAACTCActgaagagagaggagagactTGCTGCAGCAGAGGGTGCCGCAGAGCTGCAGATGGCAGAGGAGCAAGGTCAGGAGGTGGATGACCGGTGGATCAGGTCCATGTGA